From Felis catus isolate Fca126 chromosome B4, F.catus_Fca126_mat1.0, whole genome shotgun sequence:
CCTGAGCAGCACGCCAGCTCTCGCCCACCCTGCCACATTCTCCGGTCCCATCACCCGATCTCCCGAAAGGTGCTGGGCACATTTGGGGCGGCGGAGGCGAAGCGGCTGCGGCGGCGgtagcggcggcggcggcagcggtagcggcggcggcggcggcgggaggcaGGATGAGCGCACGCGGAGAAGGCGCCGGGCAGCCGTCCACTTCAGCCCAGGGACAACCTGCCGCCCCGGCGCCTCAGAAGAGAGGACGCGGCCGACCCAGGAAGCAGCAGCAAGTCAGTacgcgggcggggtgggggcaccAGCCCACCTCCGCTCCCTGGGCGAGGGCCCCGCGACGCGCGGCGACCCGAGCGCGGGAGCCcagtggcggcggcggccgccgCACGCTGCCGGCCGGCCGTGGGGGCGGGCTGCGGCGTCCTCCGCGCGAGTGCGCCGCTGAGCCCCGGGGCGCCCGCGCTCCtcggggcggggaggtggggaacCGCGGCAGGCGGCGGGAGGTGGGGTCGGGCCAAGCGCGTCCTCGGACTTTCGCTATTGTGCACGGCCCCGAGTGGCGCGATGTCTCCTGGTGACGAAGCGGCCGGGGTCCCACAGCCCAGGGCTCGCCGGGCACTTTCCAAGCCGCTTTACAGttgccggggtgggggcgggtgggcggtgcggggtgggggtgggggtgcaggggtgcTCTGGAGGGTCAGGGGCGGAGGGGCTGAAGTCCCGGGGGCCGGAGGCTAGTTCTCCCGCCAACCGGCTTTGCTCGCGGGCCGGGGACTGGCGCGCCGCAGCCGCCCCCTTAGCGCCCTCCCCAAGTTCTCGGTGGCCCGGGACTCGCTCCCTCCCGACAAAGAACTCTTTGGCCCTCCCGGTTCTCTTAGAGCTCTTTAAATGCGGCGCGGCGGCCGCTCTgctggccgccgccgccgccgcggaggTGTCCCTGGGAAGGGGCTACGGGAGAGCCCGGGTCCTCACCGGACGGGATTAACTCATTTGGCCAAGGGCGCGGTGGAAAGTGGTGTCCGAGAGTGTGTACGGTAGCTAGGTCACTTCCTCGCCAGGCGCCCAGTCTCCCTTTGGCCCTGGATCCCGCGCTTCCGAGCTGCAGACATTAAATGTACTTCTCCAGGGCGACtggctgggggttgggaggggacgATCGAGGGGCGCCCGGGACCCCGCGGAGTGGAGGGTTTTGTCTGCGGATGCAACCAATTAAGCGTGCAGCCGGCGCTTGCAGAGCTGCGCGCAGCGCCCAGCGCGGGGGGTTTTGTTCGCTGCAATTTCCAAGCCTCGGCGGGCAGAGCTGGAGCGGGACATGTTTATTGAGAACATTTAAACTCGGCTTCCGCGGGCTTTAAAACTTCTCCTGCGTTCCTTAGCGTTAAAGCGCTTCCTTCACGGCAAATAGGCCTATTAGAAAAGAATCCTGGAGTCCCAAAGCTGCCCGAGAGCAAGGTAGGGGGAAATTGAACAATGCATGCTTGCCTGAGCATTTTAGAAAAACTGAAAGGGTTGTACCTTTTTGAAATCATCAAAGGAAACAAGCCAATCTAGAAGCCCTGAGTTTTCCCGCTTTGCCCAAGCGACACTTTAAACCGCGTGAGGATCCTGTTTTACACCTCCCAGGaagtctctgcccttcccccccccccctctggtTTCCCACCCGCCACCCAGCTCCCTCTGCCTCTATCTCCCATctccaaaaaataatccaaaagaaactGCAGTGGGTTCTGGAGGTGATTGGAGGTTTTACCTTTGAGTTAAGGCAGAgttcacaaagaaagaaaaatgtgtctcCGGTGTGTTCGCTCCGGATGTGCCCACTGGCGTTAGTGGTCCCACAGAAGCTTGCAGGGAACCGTCCCCAGATTCTCTAAACAGGATGCGAATTTTCGTTGAAGACTTTCATGCGTTTTAAGTTAATTAGTCCCATTTAATCACCGAATCTGAATGAAATGTAAATTGATGATTCACTGGATAAATATTTAGGATCTGGAATATTAATCACCGCATTCTCTTAACCACTTGAGTATTGACTACTTGGCATAGGAGCCATTTAAAGTTTTGCTAAACCTATTGATAGTTTCAATTTCTCCCTCCCAGACACTTCCAGTCTTCCtcatttttcccctcttttaGTTTTCTCCAGTCCACCCCTTCCATAAGAGTTTTCTGCAAAGCAACATttggagaaaatgtttatttttgtcaaaagatatttaaatgtaGACTGGAGACCATGCCTCCAACTCCAAAAGGAAGTGGAGAATTGAAGCAATTATCTAGATAATTCAAGCAAAACCTCCCACAACAGATTTACCataattatttggaaattttaggGGGAACGGAGCTATTTTGAGTTGAAGATCTTGGATAATTGTTCCAGTGCTTCACTCAATGTGTTGATTGAGTCACAATTGATCTGCAATGCGGATATACAGAGATGATTAAAAACCATCTTTTCAATATGGAAGATCGTTGAAATACTTACGCTGTTAGCTTCATACTTCTGTTGTTTGAAATCCTAGCACAACGGATAGTAGCATTCctgtaaaatatttgtaagttGCCAAATGCATGACCATTCAAATTTTACACCTTAAAAACGTGTAACTTTCTGTCTAGAACCTGCAACCTTGTCGGCCTTTGTTACCTTCTGGAGTTGAAACAGACCCTACTTTTCACAGGCAaaacagaatttcctttttgaacCCTTGGATTAAAAGTAGagttatttcctctttctgtaaaCTCAGTACCATCATCATTCCATTTATGCTCTTGCTGAATGTGTTCCAACAGTGCTTTTGAGCAGCACGTGCAGAAAATATAACTCTAGAGTCAGGGTCAATTTCTTTCAGACATTCTTCCACAACAGCATTTTTTCCCCCCCACACTTAGGAGCCAGCCGGTGAGCCCTCTCCTAAGAGACCCAGGGGAAGACCCAAAGGCAGCAAAAACAAGAGTCCCTCCAAAGCAGCTCAAAAGGTGAGATTTCTCAAGTCAAGTCTCTCCACCTTCTCCATGACCACATGAGCTTCCCTGTAATTTTCCCATTCTAGATGCAAGCCTAAGGATTTGTCCCAACTGGGTAACCCAAGACTCATCTTCCAACTGTGCTATTTCTCAGCAGAGTTTGATTTCTAAGCAATTGCTTAGCATAAAAAGTTTATGAAGATGCTGTTCTTAACAATTACCAAAGAATATGAAGCTCCAAACAGGGGTGAGAGGGTGCGGAGGGGGAGTGGAGAAAGACAGTTAAGATTTGCACCAGCTGtgaaatagttaaaattaaatcaGAACTATAGGATTTGCTTGGGGTGATGTTTgcaatttccttcaaaaataataaagatgaatttACTTTGTGCTCATTTACATGATTACTGCAAAACCAAATCCTTCTATGAAGTTAAGTACTTTGCCAAATGGTAATTAGAAGTAGATCCAATTGTGgaatactggaaaaaaattttcatgagttttacatatttaaatgtgaTGGTCAAGTATGCCTCTTGTTGCATAGATCGTAATCTCCCAAAATGCCTTTCCATCAGGTGATATAGAAATGCTCTAAATGGGACAATGAGAATTCTTGTATACAAGTATGTGAATCATTCATTGTATATTTTGGGGGCAGGATAGAAACCAGTGAAGTATAACttacagtgtttttatttataaattttaaattgaagtttAACATAACTTCGTGTTGGTTGTATTTGAGCTAGCAAAGAGGAAATATCTCAGGGTCAATGCATGTACAGAGAAGTGAAGGTAATCTGAAactcactttgttttgtttttgttttttttttttttttagctttacaaataaatcaaaaaaaggtttctgtattttatttgtaggTTTGTATATTAGTTGAAACAAAGGTTCAGAATTCAGAAGGAAATTTTGATACATCTTTTTAGTAGATTTGAGTGTATGTTGTACAGTATTTGTTAAAAACGACTATATGATCATCTTTGGGGATTAAGGTTTTGTGTGGTTTTCTCTGTGACTGGGCACCAACCATATTCTATGTGATAGTTTTCAGTGTTGTAAACTGCCATAGCAACCAGTGATACATATAAAGTTATTTAGGGAGTAACTATGAGTTCTTGTCTGTTTCATTTTAACAATCTTGAGCAGAACTGACGTGAAGGAGCAGATATCTACTGTATTTAAATACAACTGCTTCACAGAGGGAAAACTTAATTGTGACTCACATTTGGTCAATAAACTTTGAAGTAGCTCTAAGTTACCTTGTCATTTAGAACTGACAGTACATAATCTGATATTTCTAACAGGAATATTTCCTATTTGTTACATTATTACCTGGTCTATTAAGTTAGGTAACATGGGCTAATTTGACAAAGgagttttttaaatgctgtgtaAAATGTGGGGTTTACCTAACTGAATTTTACTGTAACGAAGTGGCGAAGGAGTGTCTTGGTAGGTAGCGAACAAACATTGAAAGTCTGACGTAATTGCTCTGAAAAATGCATCATTACAGCATCTCCCAGGAAGAAATCTGTATATCTcatcataaataatttatttgaaattgaagacaaaaaaaagggaaaatgaaccaTATCTTTCCGATTTCAccttatgacattttttttttctgaatgagtAAAGAGAtacttctgtctccttcccttcatCTTGAAAAGTTTACCACTGACTAGCAAAATCTTTATTGATAAAAGGAAAGCTGAGACTTGGGTCTAATTGACTACCtaaagcaaaataacaaaaaacttgGTCTCCTCCCAAGTAAGATTTGATGGATTTTCAGTCCTTTTAATAATAGGCGTTTACAGATGATCCCGCTAGGTTGCTTATCTTTCTGATGCTTCttcatgtatatgtgtacattatATGTGTACATTGTTACAACTTCTAAAACAgaagtaggttttctttttcccagagaAATCTTTCCCTGAAATCTTTCATTCATccaggtaaaattatttttcacacaGTTCTGTTGTAAAAGGCCCTTCTagtaaaaatgagtaaatatatttgCCCATAACATGACTGttctgtttcttcagttttataAATTACGCTTCATTTGGAGAAGATAATACTTGGCAAAATAATGAATGACATTGATGAATTGTTCATGGCATGTGTAAACTTAAGGTATTTTCACTTTCAactcagtatttattgagtttgCTACTACCCTATGTAAGCATGATTTTCAAAGTATATTTGTTTATCAGACATGTATTGTATTCTGAGAAGACATGTTTATTAGGATTTTGAAAAGCAATCTTTTTTCGAAAAAGTTCTATTGTTCGTAACGTGTAAGATAAACATATCCTGCTAGACTGACCACAGTAGATATAAGAAGTCTCCTATGATTAATAAATTGGGTATTCTCGTGCAAACTGAGACTCAtccaaatgaaaaagagaaaacaaaactggtAAGCATATAAGAGGACAGAGCTCTAAAATTAGAGAAGATACAGTGGACGCTGGAATCCTGATGAtgttgtgtgtttaaaatttcttgttGCTTGGGTTTCTTTACTTACAAAGTTTGTGTTTGGACTCAGTAACTGGCCTTGgggcatttgaaaacaaaactgcTTGTTGGGAAATTAGCAATGTGAAACTTGACAATGCACGCTGAACGTGGCAAGACCCAAGTGGACAACTCCTAAATTAGCCATCACTTTAATTTCAGGCCATAGTCAATATAAAATTGATTTGTataatatgtaaaacaaacatttataaagataCAATTTGTTATGCTTGGAACTTGTGGAAGAGACAATAATGATTCTTCAATCTGCTTCTATTCCATTATGACAAATTCCCATGGATGACCATCATGTAGCAATTGTAATCGTTGCTGAGAACTCCAATCTGAGTGCTCAAAATGTGTCCCGGAACCAGTTTCATATTGTTAtcttaataaaagaaatcagaagttaatgttttcctgaataaataattttgtgtgtgtgtgtgtgtgtgtgtgtgcgcgtgtctGTCTTGacccttttatttatgttttagtgTGAGATATAACTGTGGCCAGTTGTCTCTTAATTTTTGCTTCGTTTTCCTCTCATGTTTGTGCTGGATGGAAatactttctttgtattttcacattttgcATGTTTAGAGAAGAGAAAGGTATAATCTCCTGTATGTTTAGGGTTTTTGCTGTGGGTTTGTGATCATGAGAGAATACTGGAGGGGCTGTCACTCATTTTCCAGTGTTGAAGGTCATAAGTCAAGTTCATCTGTAAGCCTCAAGGCAATTCTCATTTGGGTACTTTCaagaaaacactttctttttctgagattgAATTAAACTTTAATAGAAGGAAATTGCATATAAAAAGATCTCAGGTGAGAGACAGCCCCACTGCATAGTGTCATAGATTAGCTTGAACTTCCCTTTGACTTTAGGTATAATGACCAGAGCTAAAGAACGAGGCGCAGAATGAAAATACCATTCAACTAGGTAACGTATGTGTACTTCAAGTAATGTGTTCAGGTAAACATTTAATTGATATCTTCCATTTGCTTGTACAAAAAAGGCCTGGAGTGGGTTGGATACTGTGAAGGAAGATCTGTGCTTTTTTCAAATTGCATTCTTAGAAATGTGGCTGATTTTTCATAAATGATTACCAACACCAAGCACAGGTTTTGTGATGAGAGAATGTAGGTTTTATTCACCATTTCAGATGACTGTCAGAGCATAGATGCTGAGTGAggacaagattttttttcacaatatAATAGGCCCAACTGAAGAGAGTAATCAAAGGCGTCATTATAGGTAAGTCAGGGAAAGTGGGGTACTAGAAGTTGTCATACAATTCCAGCCTATGGTTTCTGTGTTACTAGTATGCCTTAGTTTGATTCCTCTGTGTTTGAATGGGCAGATAATTTCCATTCAGGAGATTCAGGGCCCTCTGTGAGTATACAAATGTATCCAGACAGGTGGAATCAAGTAAAACCTAATTGTTGTCTCCATTTTCTTGGTATTATATGCTCATTTATCTAAACAATCGActcacttttttttccacttcactTTGCACCAATAAATTCTATCTGGCAATGCCTTTGAGTCATCATAGATTATGATCCAAATATGGGAGATTCGGATACATTTGAATTCTCTTATGAAGTAACTTTATTTCAAGGGACCCATGGTTCTAATTTTCTGGAAGCTATCATTCTTTCTGAACTTTTTCATCAAGAGCTCTCCATTGCTTTGACTGACCCACAACCGTGGCTCATTTTTATCTCAAAGTCTCAACAAATCATTCTGCTAAGAAGATAGAGCATACCAGATTGGCATTCTGttgtgttttcagttctttcttgAGAATAGATGGAGCCTGTCAGGTAAATCATTCAAGCCCATCTTGTCTCCTTAGCTCACCACCTGCAGTTTTCAGAGCTCACCTTGGAACCGCATAGCTTGGCCCCAGGGTGGGACAATGAACTTCACGATCGTGGACTCTGGAAGTTTCAGTTATGAGTTTTTGTTCTTCTAATCAGGAGAAAAAGGCtgaaaactgattttattttggaCTGTTGCTTTGTCCTCTCTTGTTTTAAGACACTGAACAATTTTGATCGGCATCTTCTGATTGACTTAGAGAGGAGTAGcagcatcattttcttttccccaagttAATGTAGGGGGCAGTTTGCTCAGAGGGTAACCCCTGCGAACTCTTGTATCATTACTATTGATTTTTCCGATTACAAAAGAAGTAGAGCGATGGTTTGAAGGAGGAGACTCAACCTTTGGAAATAGCTTTTCCTGTCattttggctttggctttgatTCGGTGTTTGTATAGGTGAAGACAGGCATGTGTAAATAATGACATGAGAGTTGACAATAAGGGCTTCCTTGAGTAAAAGGAGCATGAAAGCATGAACTACAATGGGTGACAGAACTTACTTATATTTCCTGCTGTAAAAATGTAGTGAAGGCAAACTTGTAGCATCTTTGTAAGACTAAAGGTGGTTGCATTTAGCATTTGGAAACCCATAGAATTGGATTATcagaaaagtaaaatgagaacTACTCAATGCTTAGTCTGATTGACTGGTCCGGTTGATTTTCATGCCAGTGCACATTGATCTGCACTGTTTATAAATTTCAAAGAACAACTGAACGAAATATAATGTGACTTTCTAGACATTGGATAGCTGGTTCCATATGTGCTTGATCTGCAGGTCTTTGCcttaaaagtgtatatatataaagacccGTGAACACAAAACAAGGTACTATgcccaaatattttctttgttttccttctaattttattttacgcccaaatatttttctggccttttttaaaaatctgtgtgcGGAGGCACTGATtgatctggggggagggggtttggACTTTCATGCCTTATCACAGAAGTATAAAATGTGATGAGAGTATTTAAAGTAACCAAAATTAATAGCTATCTAAATTTGACTGAGAAGTCAGAATTGGACAATTCTCTTGGTTCCCCATCTCAGCTCTTGTCTATGTATTTATAGGAAACTtggaaatgttttacttttaactGCTATGTATTTATAGGAAACTTGGAAATGTTTTAATTACTCATTTGGTTTTCACcctaggagttttttttttttttttaatttttatttgcccatggtgattttattttatatgaagtaTCTCCCAGAAGAACAGCCCTTTTATTGCCTTGAAATCAGATTGGGCCTCACTCGGTTCCACTACTTCTGAACATGGGCGGTTTGCTTAATCTTTCATTTTGTGAAACAGGGGAAGTCATAGCTGTCTTATTTGAGTAAGGTAATGTTCAGAAAATCACACTGGAAACTTAAAGAGTTTGGGAGGAATTCTCTTTAAGGGTAACACTTGAAAAtatggagggagagaagaaactaCATTTGAGTCCCTACTAAATGTAGCTGTTGTCAGGCACTTTGCGTAGATACTAGCTCCTTAAGCCTCTGACGTAGATCTTATGgccttcatttcacaaatgagaaagctCTGATTCCAAGATGTAATGTTCTATTCTAGTTCTAATGTTCAATTCTAGAAAACGGTGGAACCTGGGCCTGAATTCAAGTCTCATTCGAAAGCTTATGATCTTTCCACTACTATGTGCTGTCAGATATTTTGGGAACTATTTGCTATAGGGTAGGTCATGTTATCTCCAGCAACTTGAAATGCAGGTTAGAAGCTAGGTTTCAAGAAACCCTTTGGAGACAAGCTCTCTCTTTGGAGACAAGCTTTTGTCTTTATAAGACAAGCTTATAAAGGGATTCAAAACGTGTGCCTACCGCAGCTGATATCCCCAAACTTCTGGCCCCCAAAACCCACAGGGCTGTGTCTTTGGAGATTAGAACACATCCACTCTTCTTCTTTGTTCAATGAAGGGGCTAGATGAAATGCCTTCTGAAGTTCCGACCAATCTGCAGAATTCTGATGGCAGGAGGGAAATAAGACACACATGTGATCGGAACAccaggttttctttccttgttcttcTTCATTCAGTAAATACGTACTGAGCACATCTTGTGCACCAGGCACTAATGCTAAGCACTCTTTCCGTGTTTAAGAGTTCTATTTGTTAGGCGAATTTCCTTTtttgatgacgatgatgatgattttaatgCGGAGTCCATGTTAGGGCCTGGAGTACCAAGcttcttaggaaaagaaaaaattgtgttTCCCACATAACATTCTTCCAACCTTCATGAACGTGCTTCTAAGCATATTATGTAAAGTTAAGTATACAGTTCTGcctccaagctttttttttttaagcgaaaATATGAAAACAAGCAAGGAATAAGTAACACTTTTAACAAGTTATGATGTGGTAGTTGCAAATGTTACTATGATCGTGTAGTCTGAAATCTCTGTTCTTACACATGCAGGattcccagcctctctccccaacccccagcccaccccccccccaagttgtAAATGCTTAGAACAAGTTACTGTCTCAATTATACATGGGTTTGTAGCATAGAACCAAATTCCACCCTGGTGAAGGGAAACCAAATATATACTCCCACAGTATTGGACAGGCTGacgtgttaaaaacaaaacaagcccctGGAAGGTTTTGTTGGTCttctattgaaaaataatattccGAAGGGCATTCAACACAGGAGAAAAGTTAAAGCCAGTGTTTTCCTACATGTAAAAATCCTGGATCTGTGCTGGTTTACAGACCAAAATCCTAACTTGTTTTGCAGCCTTTGTGAAGGTTGATCAGAATGATTAAATAGTGTGGGTCTTAAAGAACAATGGGAACCTCCCAGATCGACGCCACACAGCGCAGCTAATGTGTTTCTTCTAGATGTAGGCTCAGAAGAGGGTTTCAGTTTACATGTAACACTGGCCTGAAGACCAAGGAGCAAGTCTGCTTTTAACAAGTCCAAGTGATAATTGTGATATTTTGCCCTTTAGCTAATGGTgcgaattttatttttgaataggcTTTTTGTAAATGAGATGCTCATTTTAAAGTCCTCTTACTTGcagggctttctctctctctctttgagagaTTTGCTTTCTGTGACTTGGAAATGCAGTGAAACCCTTTGTGAAAACAACCTTCTCTTCAGCAGATTTTAGATACGCCCGGATCACATCGTGGCCCCTGAAACGTAACAACTGCACCGAGAAAGCCTGGTGTAGCCCTGTTAGCCTTTAAGGTCAATAGCCTCCTCCTCTTAACCCCACCTACCATCCCCATGCCCATGAAAAAGGATTTCTATCTTCCATATTTGTGTAATTGACTACTGGGTAAACTGTGCAGTCTCACAGTTGATCCCAAAGATTAAATCAGACACTGCTTCTGTATTAGGGAATTTTGTACTCGTATAACTCACTATGTACTAGCCAAAGGGTTTCTTAAAAGCTTCATTCTAAAGGTGACAGATGGGTGTAATGGAATATTTGCATTGACTGAACCTTCTTTGAGATTGGACTAACTTGAAGGAAAACTTTCCCTTGAAGAGTTCCATCTTGTTAGGCGTGAaagagcatttattgagcacctcatTTATGGTGGGCACTTCACTCCTCCCAGGAggcattatctccatttcacacaTGAAACCGAATTAAGGTTTTCAGGGACCTGCCCAAAATCATAAAGCTAAAtggcagagcagggatttgaatcTAAGCTTTCCCAAGTAGCGTCTGTGTTCCTCTTAAGAcaactccctctctccctaagACAACACTCAGAAAGAGGGTGTGATTCACTGGGCACTCCTGGCTTTCATTTAAGTTAATTCATTGCCCTTACGACCAAAGGTAGGACAGTGACGCTAACCTTTGACAGTAAATGATTCCTTTGTGGAGTCATTCACAGGTAGTAAAACGATTCACAGTGCCCAAACCTGATGGTTAGACTGAGCTCCTATAGCTACTAAGTTTCCTTCTGTTCGGGGAAATTAGCTGAGTCAGTGACAATTTTAGTTGATGAAAATATCTCCGTATGGTATAGAATGCCTATATGCTGGGGAGAGGTAATAGTTTTAGGAGGGGAGAACCCAGCCTTTAGAGATGAGcagaactgggttcaaatcccaggcgTGCTATTTATCAGTTTTGTGGGTTACCTTTCACAACTATCTAAGACGTAGTTGCTCGTCtgtaaaataagggaaataataatacttaccttATAAGACTGTTATAAAGCTTTAAATAACACACGTGAATGACTTAGCCCAGTGCCTAGGGTAttttaaatgctcagtaaatgtgaacTAACATTATGCTAATCATGCAGAATTTGGGTTAATGCCTAGGACCTGTTGGATAGTAATGTCAGGTTAGGGGGATACCATTTGTGAGAAATCTTGTGGAGTATTttgcctgcctgtctgcctgcctgtctgtctgtctgtctatctatccttCCATCCTCTATCTGCATCTATTTTTACAAGGcagatggaagagagaaagaggagaatctCACTTGGCAGTGTAGACAGTTATAACGGAGCCTTTTAGTATCATTGTACCAAGTAGCTACTGGCTGCTAACTCAGGTAACAAAAGTAGAATACAAAACAAGTTATCCTGGCTTAATAGGTTACCTGTATTTTTGTGCTTGTATAGCCTTGGGATGATTCTTACATATAGAACAAGATGCACTACGTTTTCTTTATCTTGAAAAGTATAAATATACGTTTATACAGAAGATGTAAATTGCGTATGGGTGTGGGTGCACAGGTGCATTTGTATGTATCTTTTGGTGTATTGGGGGATTGGAGTAGAGGTCAAAAACAGAGGGAAATTACTTTATAGATTACGATGAAATCTGATTCAAAAGGTGAAAACCACTGATACCAGAAAAATcttctataaagaaaagaaattaaaaaaaaaaaaaccttttagctTTCTGGCACTCCCAGTTTCTATCTCAGAGACAAACATTGATGATttctgccagttttttttttctttctttgctttaaatgAACTGATGGACAAGTGACTGTTTTTGGCAAGGAATAGGACATTATGTAAAAGTAAGCAGACGTTTGGTGTTTTGAATTAGAAGCCTATGTATTCTTACTTTGGACTTACTTTTGATTGGTAAAGTAGAAATGCTTTTGCTTAGATGTAGGTAGAAATGCTTTGTAAAGTGTTATGCAACAtatcaatattaatttttgtaacttgtgacatggaaaaaaatcatgtaaGAAACATTAGCTTTCTAAAATACTCCTTTATATAATTATGGATATGTGggagtatttttgttgttgttgtggatGGAAATAACAGCCCAATAGCTTTTTAGAAGTATTTTCATGCATTAGAGAAGACATCACTCCAGGGGAATGTTTTAGGGTGAGAGTTGCATACCGGAAGAAGAATCTACTCAAACATGGACAAGAAGATGAGCCTTCATTCAGAGGGAGATTGTTAAAACAATCTCAATGCCTCATCACAAACCAGAACATTCTCGCTTGGAATGTATCCCTTGGTGCAGCACTTATAAATCATGTCAGGTAGGAAACAATAtgacttcctttttcattttgcagaaagCAGAAGCCACTGGAGAAAAACGGCCAAGAGGCAGACCCAGGAAATGGGTGAGTAACAAGATacagtttctgtgtgtgtgtgtgtgtgtgtgtgtgtgtgtgtgtgtgtgtgtgtgtttgtaaagaaaacttattttttttaagtgaaaattacttttattttatcaattacATGTATTTCTAACTTCTGGTTCAATGAATCTTTGAAAGGGTTAAGGCAGGCGACAAATTATCACTGCTCTTTACCATGAGGCTCCAGGAGTTTACTCAGAACGCCTTTCTTTCCTGGGAGTGACTCCTCTTTCTATCTCTTATCAACATGAAAAGAGTC
This genomic window contains:
- the HMGA2 gene encoding high mobility group protein HMGI-C isoform X1, with the protein product MSARGEGAGQPSTSAQGQPAAPAPQKRGRGRPRKQQQEPAGEPSPKRPRGRPKGSKNKSPSKAAQKKAEATGEKRPRGRPRKWPQQVVQKKPAQEETEETSSQESAEED
- the HMGA2 gene encoding high mobility group protein HMGI-C isoform X2, with the protein product MSARGEGAGQPSTSAQGQPAAPAPQKRGRGRPRKQQQEPAGEPSPKRPRGRPKGSKNKSPSKAAQKPQQVVQKKPAQEETEETSSQESAEED